In Magnolia sinica isolate HGM2019 chromosome 12, MsV1, whole genome shotgun sequence, a single genomic region encodes these proteins:
- the LOC131221933 gene encoding receptor-like protein kinase THESEUS 1: MMRMSLVIAVVFFGFIVHGSSAAFNPVDSFLIACGSSQNVSFQGQAFVPDSFQSSFLLKSEGDTVFSATDFSAPSPIYRSLRIFTEPSSYEFDIRQKGRHWVRLYFHPLPNSGHDLRSAPLTVVTENFVLLNNFTFKNQNQSYLFKEYIVNVTSDSLSINFVPSNNSITFVNAIEVVSVPDYLIPDQALDLSPATPFSGLSEVALETIYRLNMGGPLLTPQNDTLGRTWENDVKYLHVNSSAVNVSASPGTIKYPPGVTAETAPNLVYATAEAMGNPNVANLNFNVTWVFSVDPSFVYLVRLHFCDIVSMAMNDLVFNVYINSDIAIASLDLSSKTGGLAVPYYKDFISNSSTNSSTMYVSVGPDVMANTANAILNGLEIMKISNGAGSLDGPSPVDGFLLKSRSKKSKTGIVIGSVVGAAVAMGFMALCWWCFMARKSKTSTHPSHPWLSLPLYGNSQTMTKGSTISQKSGTASCVSLASTNLGRLFTFQEIMDATNKFDESLLLGVGGFGKVYKGTLDDGIYVAIKRGNPRSEQGLAEFHTEIEMLSKLRHRHLVSLIGYCDERSEMVLVYEYMANGPLRSHLYGTELPSLSWKQRLEICIGAARGLHYLHTGAAQSIIHRDVKTTNILLDENFVAKVADFGLSKTGPSLDQTHVSTAVKGSFGYLDPEYFRRQQLTEKSDVYSFGVVLMEVLCSRPALNPVLPREQVNIAEWAMTWQKKGMLDHIMDPALVGKISPASLRKFGETAEKCLAEQGVDRPTMGDVLWNLEYALQLEETSSALTDIDENSTNHIADIPLQPFDNSINMIDVAHSGTDDDAEDVTTSAVFSQLVNPRGR, encoded by the coding sequence TCATTCCAATCTTCCTTCCTCTTAAAAAGTGAGGGAGATACTGTTTTCTCTGCCACTGATTTCAGTGCCCCATCTCCTATCTATCGGTCACTGCGGATTTTCACCGAACCGTCTTCTTATGAATTCGATATCCGGCAAAAGGGCCGGCATTGGGTCCGCCTCTATTTCCACCCTCTCCCCAATTCCGGCCACGATCTGAGGTCCGCTCCGCTCACGGTCGTCACGGAAAACTTCGTCCTATTGAATAACTTCACCTTCAAGAACCAGAATCAGTCGTATCTGTTCAAGGAATATATTGTCAATGTGACGTCTGATTCGCTGTCCATCAATTTCGTGCCGTCGAATAATTCCATAACATTTGTGAATGCAATTGAAGTTGTTTCAGTCCCAGATTATTTGATTCCTGATCAGGCATTGGATTTGTCACCGGCCACTCCGTTCAGTGGCCTCTCTGAAGTCGCTCTCGAGACCATCTATCGGTTGAACATGGGAGGGCCACTGCTTACACCTCAGAATGATACGCTTGGGAGAACTTGGGAAAATGATGTGAAGTACCTCCATGTTAATAGCTCTGCCGTGAATGTGTCTGCAAGTCCAGGGACGATAAAATACCCTCCCGGAGTGACTGCCGAAACGGCACCGAATTTGGTTTACGCGACTGCGGAGGCGATGGGAAATCCGAACGTTgcaaatttgaacttcaatgtcACATGGGTCTTCTCCGTTGATCCATCCTTCGTTTACTTGGTCCGCCTACACTTCTGCGATATAGTCAGCATGGCCATGAATGATCTCGTTTTCAATGTCTATATCAATTCCGACATTGCAATCGCGAGCTTGGATCTTTCTAGCAAGACCGGCGGCTTGGCGGTTCCATATTACAAGGATTTCATATCCAATTCCTCGACCAATTCTAGCACAATGTATGTTAGTGTGGGCCCGGATGTGATGGCCAACACCGCGAATGCAATTTTGAATGGATTGGAGATCATGAAAATCAGCAATGGTGCGGGAAGCTTAGATGGGCCATCTCCTGTCGATGGATTTCTTCTTAAATCACGCTCCAAGAAGAGCAAGACGGGAATTGTAATCGGGTCTGTCGTGGGAGCTGCAGTTGCTATGGGATTTATGGCTCTGTGTTGGTGGTGTTTCATGGCCCGGAAATCAAAGACCAGTACTCACCCCAGCCATCCATGGCTGTCATTGCCTCTATATGGAAATTCCCAAACCATGACCAAAGGTTCCACAATCTCTCAGAAGAGTGGGACGGCAAGCTGCGTCTCCTTGGCCTCCACAAATCTCGGCCGTCTCTTCACGTTTCAGGAAATCATGGACGCAACCAACAAGTTCGACGAGAGCCTGCTTCTTGGCGTCGGTGGGTTCGGTAAGGTTTACAAGGGGACACTCGACGACGGCATATATGTGGCCATCAAGAGAGGGAACCCCAGATCGGAGCAAGGACTCGCCGAATTCCATACCGAGATTGAGATGCTATCCAAGCTTCGCCATCGCCATTTGGTCTCTCTGATCGGCTACTGCGACGAGCGGTCAGAGATGGTTCTTGTTTACGAGTACATGGCGAACGGGCCGCTGAGAAGCCATCTCTACGGTACAGAACTTCCATCACTCTCTTGGAAACAACGGCTCGAAATTTGCATCGGAGCTGCAAGGGGGCTGCATTATCTTCACACTGGGGCAGCCCAGAGCATTATCCACAGGGACGTGAAGACCACCAACATTCTCTTGGATGAGAACTTTGTAGCTAAGGTTGCAGACTTTGGCCTCTCAAAGACTGGCCCGTCATTGGATCAGACCCATGTGAGCACGGCTGTCAAGGGTAGCTTCGGCTACCTAGATCCCGAGTACTTCCGAAGGCAACAGCTGACAGAGAAATCCGATGTCTACTCTTTCGGGGTTGTTCTGATGGAAGTCCTCTGCTCACGGCCTGCCCTCAATCCCGTTCTCCCGCGGGAGCAGGTCAATATCGCAGAATGGGCAATGACCTGGCAGAAGAAGGGTATGCTGGACCACATCATGGATCCAGCTTTGGTGGGGAAGATAAGTCCGGCATCCCTTAGGAAGTTTGGTGAAACAGCTGAGAAATGCCTGGCGGAGCAAGGCGTCGATCGGCCGACTATGGGAGATGTTCTGTGGAATCTCGAGTACGCTCTCCAGCTTGAGGAGACGTCCTCCGCACTCACTGACATTGATGAGAACAGCACAAATCATATTGCTGATATTCCGCTTCAACCGTTCGATAATAGCATAAACATGATCGATG